A genomic region of Candidatus Limnocylindrales bacterium contains the following coding sequences:
- a CDS encoding YggS family pyridoxal phosphate-dependent enzyme has product MSGPPEIFCEGVIDEPHPDRIRSGLESVRQRVDQAARAAGRDAAAVRIVAVTKKLDVDAIRNAYVLGQRDFGENYVQEAVGKIAYLERWMPDARWHFIGRLQSNKAAIAVHSFALLHGIDSLNTVAALSRSAVREDRTVDLLLQIRLGSRAAGGRASRGGIEADGALSFLEQSSAYAGIRFVGLMGVADPDLPARPQFARLRELAEDLATYGIERAPLGELSMGMTGDFEDAIAEGATIVRIGTAIFGERPQH; this is encoded by the coding sequence ATGAGCGGTCCGCCGGAGATCTTCTGCGAAGGTGTGATCGACGAGCCGCATCCCGACCGGATCCGCAGCGGCCTCGAATCGGTCCGGCAGCGCGTCGACCAGGCGGCGCGCGCGGCAGGCCGCGACGCGGCCGCCGTGCGGATCGTCGCGGTGACCAAGAAGCTCGACGTGGATGCAATTCGCAACGCGTACGTGCTCGGGCAGCGCGATTTCGGCGAGAACTACGTGCAGGAGGCGGTCGGCAAAATTGCGTATCTCGAGCGCTGGATGCCGGATGCGCGCTGGCATTTCATCGGGCGGCTGCAGTCGAACAAGGCGGCGATCGCCGTGCACAGCTTCGCGCTGCTGCATGGCATCGATTCGCTGAATACCGTCGCGGCGCTGTCGCGTTCGGCGGTCCGCGAGGACCGCACGGTCGATCTGCTGCTGCAGATCCGGCTCGGAAGCCGTGCAGCCGGCGGCCGAGCATCGCGCGGCGGGATCGAAGCGGACGGCGCGCTCAGTTTTCTCGAGCAGTCCTCGGCCTATGCCGGAATACGTTTTGTCGGACTCATGGGCGTCGCCGACCCGGATCTTCCGGCGCGGCCGCAGTTCGCGCGTCTTCGCGAGCTCGCCGAAGACCTTGCAACATACGGAATCGAGCGTGCACCGCTCGGCGAGCTTTCGATGGGCATGACGGGCGACTTCGAGGATGCGATCGCCGAAGGCGCCACGATCGTTCGCATCGGCACGGCGATCTTCGGAGAACGGCCGCAGCACTGA
- the proC gene encoding pyrroline-5-carboxylate reductase, which produces MATKTSKSIDVGFIGGGNMAEAMIKGLLASGRAATSMIIAEPDAARRRLITKKYGVAAVTDNADVVRRSRTVVLAIKPQVLQAVMDALRPSVTRGELYVSIAAGVMLARLEKGLGDASRVVRVMPNTPCLVGKGASVICAGSRATAADVKLVKKLFAAVGDAHLVGDEKLMHLVTALSGSGPAYVYRFAEALIAAAEKGGMTGELARALTYQTIAGAAAMMIETGTEPADLRKAVSSPGGTTLAGLARLDDKKFVETVKEAVDAASKRSVELSRA; this is translated from the coding sequence ATGGCAACGAAAACATCCAAATCGATCGACGTCGGCTTCATCGGCGGCGGCAACATGGCCGAGGCGATGATCAAGGGCCTGCTCGCGAGCGGGCGAGCTGCGACGTCGATGATCATCGCGGAGCCCGATGCGGCCAGAAGGCGTCTCATCACGAAGAAGTACGGCGTTGCGGCGGTGACCGACAACGCCGACGTTGTGCGCCGGTCGCGCACCGTCGTGCTCGCCATCAAGCCGCAGGTGCTGCAGGCTGTGATGGATGCGCTGCGCCCGTCGGTTACGCGCGGCGAGCTTTACGTTTCGATTGCTGCCGGCGTGATGCTCGCGCGGCTCGAAAAAGGCCTCGGGGACGCGAGTCGGGTCGTGCGCGTGATGCCGAATACTCCGTGCCTCGTCGGCAAGGGCGCGTCGGTCATCTGCGCCGGATCGCGCGCCACCGCAGCCGACGTAAAGCTCGTAAAGAAGCTTTTCGCGGCGGTCGGCGACGCGCACCTCGTCGGCGACGAAAAGCTCATGCACCTGGTCACCGCGCTGAGCGGCTCCGGCCCCGCATACGTGTATCGCTTTGCCGAAGCCCTCATTGCAGCTGCCGAGAAAGGCGGCATGACCGGCGAGCTTGCGCGCGCGCTGACGTACCAGACCATTGCCGGTGCGGCCGCGATGATGATCGAAACCGGCACCGAGCCCGCCGACTTGAGAAAAGCGGTCTCGAGCCCTGGCGGAACGACGCTCGCCGGGCTCGCCCGCCTCGATGACAAGAAGTTCGTCGAGACGGTCAAGGAAGCGGTCGACGCCGCATCGAAGCGTTCGGTCGAGCTGTCGAGGGCGTGA
- a CDS encoding DUF167 domain-containing protein has protein sequence MTGPASSWLRVLDGAIEVRVRVVPRSSRNRIAAVIGDRVKLQVSSPPVEGAANEAVLELLADSAGLPRRSASLVAGATSKSKTVRLETADPVAAARRLETIAAAFR, from the coding sequence GTGACCGGTCCGGCTTCGAGCTGGCTTCGCGTGCTCGACGGGGCGATCGAGGTTCGCGTTCGCGTCGTCCCGCGCTCGTCGCGAAACCGCATCGCCGCCGTCATCGGCGATCGCGTGAAGCTCCAGGTATCGTCACCTCCGGTCGAAGGCGCAGCCAACGAAGCCGTGCTCGAGCTGCTCGCCGACAGCGCCGGTCTTCCGAGGCGCAGCGCATCGCTCGTCGCCGGCGCGACGTCGAAATCGAAAACCGTGCGGCTCGAAACCGCGGACCCGGTCGCGGCTGCGCGACGGCTGGAAACCATCGCTGCTGCGTTTCGTTGA
- a CDS encoding zinc ribbon domain-containing protein, translating into MPIYEYGCPKCGEFEVRQSVSDPVLKRCPTCKSKVSKLISAPSFQLKGGGWYSDGYQKKSPSSSTPSSSTTTESSSTTASTSGSKGGSAPSSD; encoded by the coding sequence ATGCCAATCTACGAATACGGCTGTCCGAAATGCGGTGAGTTCGAGGTCCGCCAGTCGGTCAGCGATCCGGTGCTCAAGCGCTGCCCGACCTGCAAGTCCAAGGTCAGCAAGCTTATCAGCGCGCCCTCGTTCCAGTTGAAGGGCGGCGGCTGGTACTCGGACGGCTATCAGAAGAAGTCGCCTTCCAGTTCGACCCCCAGCAGCAGCACGACGACCGAGAGCTCGAGCACGACGGCATCGACGAGCGGCAGCAAGGGCGGCTCGGCTCCGAGCTCGGACTGA
- a CDS encoding glycosyltransferase family 2 protein: MTNGNPEAELSPISPIDGLSLIIPAYNEEGGIESVLDDAKAVLREIGIPHEIIVVDDSSRDATGRVAEASGVRVLRNIQNGGYGYSLMRGVTAAKYATVAIIDADGSYPVEEFTRLFDEYRRGFAMVVGNREGAQYDGTTQMKILRWAFRSLTQFIVGRSVPDVNSGMRIFDRAIVMPLFPHMSYGFSFTTSITLLFMMRALPVSYVPVAYRKRHGESKVRYFRDSLRALQILTSITARLNPIKLFLLAAGINAVVMLPLVLLLSLWGGGRLMLVLVLETSAILVALGFVVEALVEKRPR; this comes from the coding sequence ATGACCAACGGCAATCCGGAGGCCGAGCTTTCGCCCATCTCGCCCATCGACGGCCTGTCGCTGATCATCCCGGCTTACAACGAAGAAGGCGGAATCGAGAGCGTGCTCGACGACGCCAAGGCCGTACTGCGCGAGATCGGCATTCCGCACGAGATCATCGTGGTCGACGACAGCAGCCGCGATGCGACCGGCCGCGTGGCCGAAGCCAGCGGCGTGCGCGTGCTCCGCAACATCCAGAACGGAGGCTACGGCTACTCGCTGATGCGCGGCGTGACGGCCGCGAAATACGCAACGGTCGCGATCATCGACGCGGACGGATCCTATCCGGTCGAAGAGTTCACGCGTCTGTTCGACGAGTACCGACGCGGCTTCGCAATGGTCGTCGGCAACCGCGAAGGCGCGCAGTACGACGGCACCACGCAGATGAAGATCCTTCGCTGGGCGTTCCGGTCGCTGACGCAGTTCATCGTCGGAAGGTCGGTGCCCGACGTGAACTCCGGCATGCGGATCTTCGACCGGGCGATCGTGATGCCGCTGTTTCCGCACATGAGCTACGGCTTCTCGTTCACGACGTCGATCACGCTGCTGTTCATGATGCGGGCGCTGCCGGTCAGCTACGTGCCGGTCGCGTATCGAAAGCGCCACGGCGAATCGAAGGTGCGCTACTTTCGCGATTCGCTGCGCGCGCTCCAGATCCTGACGTCGATCACGGCGCGCCTGAACCCGATCAAGCTTTTCCTGCTCGCCGCAGGCATCAATGCCGTGGTGATGCTGCCGCTCGTGCTTCTGCTTTCGTTGTGGGGCGGCGGCCGCCTCATGCTCGTGCTCGTCCTCGAGACCAGCGCGATCCTGGTCGCCCTCGGCTTCGTCGTCGAAGCGCTCGTCGAAAAGCGCCCGCGGTGA
- the asnB gene encoding asparagine synthase (glutamine-hydrolyzing) — protein MCGIFGMVPGHRSGFEETRVRAALALLSSRGPDDEGWLADDGAYFGHRRLSVIDVSCGGHQPMSNEDGSVWLTYNGEIYRFEKLRSELESLGHRFRSTSDSEVLLRGYEQWGKGVLARIDGMFALAIRDARSNTLLLARDRLGKKPLFWARSGNVLAFSSLLRPLVEVGITRPEIDPIALRQYLHLNYVIGPRTIFAGAQLLPAGTWLEYCDGEIRSQQYWDLKTASPARDIADPQQHFETLLTDAVRARLVSDVPLGIFLSGGVDSALIAALAQHESEARRRTFSVGFREASYDERAKARKVAARLGTDHHEIECSADDVPGLLPRIVASADHLLADQSMIPLTKLAGYAKQSVTVVLTGDGGDELLAGYPTYRALELAAPYVSYVPGAVRSMLASASTLLPAQAGKMASVTLLQRFLHATTSDLARAHAGWRTIWTEDEIASIAPAACAGSQSFGSKATPSEPWSDYAMQLAPHGDWNVLQRAVYADIRVWLVDSILGKVDRATMSYGLEARSPFLDSKLVEYSFATLLRDPARFAGKQPIRRMASRFLGDELAQTAKAPFQTPFADWFAGPLRGFVKESLRTLESNLPGVFDIARLEALESEHADRRRNHDYKLWGLVTLAEWTKQFAGLRLAATPYSERASALS, from the coding sequence TTGTGCGGCATCTTCGGAATGGTTCCCGGCCACCGGTCCGGCTTCGAGGAGACTCGGGTTCGCGCTGCGCTCGCTCTGCTTTCATCGCGCGGTCCGGATGACGAAGGCTGGCTCGCCGACGACGGCGCGTATTTCGGCCATCGCCGTCTTTCGGTCATCGACGTGTCGTGCGGCGGCCACCAGCCGATGTCGAACGAAGACGGCTCGGTCTGGCTGACTTACAACGGCGAGATCTATCGATTCGAGAAGCTCCGCAGCGAGCTCGAGAGCCTCGGGCACCGCTTCCGCTCGACGTCGGACAGCGAAGTGCTTCTGCGCGGCTACGAGCAGTGGGGGAAAGGCGTCCTCGCGCGCATCGACGGCATGTTCGCACTCGCGATTCGCGATGCACGCTCGAACACGCTTCTGCTCGCTCGCGATCGGCTCGGGAAAAAGCCGCTATTCTGGGCACGCAGCGGGAACGTACTCGCATTCTCGTCGCTGCTCCGGCCTCTCGTCGAAGTCGGCATCACCCGGCCGGAGATCGATCCGATCGCACTGCGCCAGTATCTGCACCTGAACTACGTCATCGGTCCGCGAACGATCTTTGCCGGCGCACAGCTGCTTCCGGCCGGCACGTGGCTCGAGTACTGCGACGGCGAAATCCGGTCGCAGCAATACTGGGATCTGAAGACGGCTTCCCCTGCGCGAGACATCGCCGATCCGCAGCAGCATTTCGAGACGCTGCTGACCGACGCCGTTCGTGCGCGGCTCGTGAGCGACGTTCCGCTCGGCATTTTCCTGAGCGGCGGCGTCGATTCGGCACTGATCGCGGCGCTCGCACAGCACGAATCGGAAGCGAGGCGCCGGACCTTCAGCGTCGGCTTTCGCGAAGCCTCGTACGACGAGCGCGCGAAAGCGCGCAAGGTTGCCGCGAGGCTCGGCACCGATCATCACGAGATCGAATGCAGCGCCGACGACGTCCCCGGGCTGCTTCCGCGCATCGTCGCAAGCGCCGACCATCTTCTCGCCGACCAGTCGATGATCCCGCTGACCAAGCTTGCCGGCTACGCGAAGCAGTCGGTGACGGTCGTTCTCACCGGTGACGGCGGCGACGAGCTGCTGGCGGGCTATCCGACCTACCGCGCGCTCGAGCTCGCCGCGCCGTACGTTTCCTATGTCCCCGGCGCGGTCCGCTCGATGCTCGCATCGGCCAGCACGCTGCTTCCGGCGCAGGCCGGAAAAATGGCTTCGGTAACGCTGCTGCAGCGCTTCCTTCACGCCACCACGTCGGATCTGGCCCGTGCACACGCCGGATGGCGCACGATCTGGACGGAGGACGAAATTGCGTCCATCGCACCGGCTGCCTGCGCCGGATCTCAGTCCTTTGGCTCGAAGGCCACGCCGTCCGAGCCGTGGAGTGACTATGCGATGCAGCTCGCGCCGCACGGCGACTGGAACGTGCTGCAGCGTGCAGTCTATGCCGACATCCGCGTGTGGCTTGTCGATTCGATTCTCGGCAAAGTGGACCGCGCAACGATGAGCTACGGTCTCGAAGCCCGTTCTCCTTTCCTCGATTCGAAGCTCGTCGAGTATTCGTTCGCGACGCTGCTGCGCGATCCCGCCCGTTTCGCGGGAAAACAGCCGATCCGCCGCATGGCGAGCCGTTTTCTCGGCGACGAGCTCGCGCAGACCGCAAAAGCGCCGTTCCAGACGCCGTTTGCGGACTGGTTCGCCGGTCCGCTTCGCGGGTTCGTCAAGGAATCGCTTCGGACGCTCGAGTCGAATCTGCCCGGCGTGTTCGACATCGCCAGGCTCGAGGCGCTCGAGTCCGAGCACGCGGATCGCCGCCGCAATCACGATTACAAACTCTGGGGCCTGGTGACGCTGGCCGAGTGGACAAAACAGTTCGCCGGTCTTCGCCTTGCGGCGACGCCGTATTCCGAACGCGCGAGCGCCCTGTCATGA
- a CDS encoding methyltransferase domain-containing protein: MQKTNEREQSAHYDRIQDAYEAHYDDESSQRYRRRFLYEPLFSGIDLAGKRVLEAMSGSGQVTGFLRERGAEVTALDISSRAVASFRERWPECTAVEGSILETGMPSASFDCVVVLGGLHHVHPHVDRAVSEIARILKPGGYFCFGEPHAGSLPDIVRRAWYRRDSLFAEGEAAIDVAALERAHASEFEPLWKRFMGNAAYILVLNSMVLRLPLAAKRFYAPVLSGIEAAVQPLQGKALSCFALCRWRRR, encoded by the coding sequence ATGCAGAAGACCAACGAACGCGAGCAGAGCGCGCACTACGACCGCATCCAGGATGCATACGAAGCGCACTACGACGATGAGTCGAGCCAGCGCTACCGCCGCCGCTTCCTGTACGAACCGCTTTTTTCGGGCATCGATCTCGCCGGCAAGCGTGTGCTCGAAGCGATGTCCGGCAGCGGCCAGGTGACCGGCTTTCTTCGCGAGCGGGGCGCGGAAGTCACCGCGCTCGACATCTCTTCGAGAGCGGTCGCGTCGTTCCGCGAGCGCTGGCCGGAGTGCACCGCAGTCGAAGGATCGATCCTCGAAACCGGCATGCCGTCCGCATCGTTCGACTGCGTGGTGGTGCTCGGCGGACTCCACCACGTGCACCCTCACGTCGACCGCGCGGTCAGCGAGATTGCGCGCATCCTCAAGCCCGGAGGCTATTTCTGCTTCGGTGAGCCGCACGCGGGCTCGCTTCCGGACATCGTGCGGCGAGCCTGGTACCGGCGCGATTCGCTGTTCGCCGAAGGCGAAGCCGCAATCGACGTGGCCGCGCTCGAGCGCGCGCATGCGTCCGAGTTCGAGCCCTTGTGGAAGCGTTTCATGGGAAACGCGGCTTACATCCTCGTGCTCAACTCGATGGTGCTTCGTCTGCCGCTGGCAGCCAAGCGCTTCTACGCTCCCGTGCTGTCGGGCATCGAAGCGGCCGTCCAACCTCTTCAGGGCAAAGCGCTTTCGTGCTTCGCGCTGTGCCGCTGGCGGCGGCGCTGA
- a CDS encoding class I SAM-dependent methyltransferase, with protein MSGALPEAVNYHRYLYSKLRPSLGRRVWEIGSGYGQYTSMLLDDGLEVLATDIDAGMLEKLRQREQRAGLSTAPIDLADEASVARCASWHPDSVLCLNVLEHIGEDQRALAWLHRHLAPRCRAVFLTPAHPSLYGFMDSEAGHVRRYTRRTLAGAFEQSGWRVETSFYMNAIGGAGWFVRNRMFPPKSKDLDSPRVNDDIRFFDRWMVPATRALDPVFANLFGQSVVVIAIRD; from the coding sequence ATGAGTGGAGCGCTGCCGGAAGCGGTCAACTATCATCGTTATCTGTACTCGAAACTGCGGCCGTCGCTCGGCCGGCGGGTGTGGGAGATCGGCTCGGGCTACGGCCAGTACACTTCGATGCTTCTCGACGACGGGCTCGAAGTTCTCGCAACCGACATCGATGCCGGCATGCTGGAAAAACTCCGGCAGCGTGAGCAGCGCGCGGGGCTGTCCACCGCTCCGATCGATCTGGCCGACGAAGCTTCCGTCGCCCGCTGCGCGTCGTGGCACCCCGACAGCGTGCTGTGCCTCAACGTGCTCGAGCACATCGGCGAAGACCAGCGTGCGCTCGCCTGGCTTCATCGCCATCTCGCGCCGCGATGCCGCGCCGTGTTCCTGACTCCCGCGCATCCTTCGCTTTACGGATTCATGGACTCGGAGGCCGGACACGTGCGGCGCTATACGCGCCGGACGCTTGCCGGCGCATTCGAACAGAGCGGATGGCGCGTCGAGACGAGCTTCTACATGAACGCGATCGGCGGGGCCGGCTGGTTCGTCCGCAACCGCATGTTCCCGCCGAAGTCGAAAGACCTCGACAGTCCGCGCGTCAACGACGACATCCGTTTCTTCGACCGCTGGATGGTGCCGGCAACGCGTGCGCTCGATCCGGTGTTTGCAAACCTGTTCGGCCAGTCGGTCGTCGTCATTGCGATCCGGGATTGA
- a CDS encoding MFS transporter encodes MNIRRLPGALGHPGFALFLSARFLATFAVQMQGVAIGWQVYEITGNALDLGLIGLAQFLPFFVLVLPAGQVADRLDRRLILATCYFTEVLCAALLLAFTLYGLKTAWPVFAVLMMFGSARAFAMPASQAITPNLVPREMFANAIALNSSTFHIATIAGPAMGGILYAAGAATVYGIVTLLLAVSVALMLLVRTPAFVRSAEPPNWHTVLEGLRFVRSRPVVLGAISLDLFAVLFGGATALLPIFARDVLATGPAGLGLLRSAPAIGAAVTAAVLAVHPITRSVGRWMFGGVALFGASTIVFALSKSFALSVAALAILGSGDMISVYIRHMLIQLETPDAIRGRVSAVNAVFIGASNELGEFESGVTAAWLGLVRSVVLGGLATIAVTGLWMRIFPMLRTMDRFPGSYRGDEPDLS; translated from the coding sequence GTGAACATCCGGCGCCTGCCGGGGGCGCTCGGACATCCGGGCTTTGCGCTGTTCCTTTCCGCCAGGTTTCTCGCGACGTTCGCCGTGCAGATGCAGGGCGTTGCGATCGGCTGGCAGGTCTATGAAATCACCGGCAATGCGCTCGATCTCGGCCTGATCGGCCTTGCGCAGTTCCTTCCGTTCTTCGTGCTGGTGCTTCCGGCCGGCCAGGTTGCCGATCGTCTCGACCGCCGGCTGATCCTGGCGACCTGCTACTTCACCGAAGTTCTGTGCGCGGCGCTTCTGCTCGCCTTCACGCTGTACGGGCTGAAGACCGCCTGGCCGGTGTTCGCGGTACTCATGATGTTCGGCTCCGCGCGCGCGTTCGCGATGCCGGCATCGCAGGCCATCACGCCCAACCTCGTACCGCGCGAGATGTTCGCGAACGCGATCGCGCTCAATTCGTCGACGTTCCACATCGCGACGATTGCCGGTCCGGCGATGGGCGGCATCCTTTACGCCGCCGGTGCGGCGACCGTGTACGGAATCGTCACGCTGCTGCTTGCCGTCTCGGTCGCTCTGATGCTGCTCGTGCGGACGCCGGCGTTCGTACGCAGCGCCGAGCCTCCGAACTGGCACACCGTGCTCGAAGGACTTCGCTTCGTGAGGTCGCGCCCGGTCGTGCTCGGGGCAATCTCGCTCGACCTGTTCGCCGTGCTGTTCGGCGGCGCGACCGCGCTTCTTCCGATCTTCGCGAGGGACGTCCTTGCAACCGGGCCCGCGGGGCTCGGGCTGCTGCGCAGCGCGCCGGCGATCGGAGCCGCGGTGACGGCGGCGGTGCTTGCGGTCCATCCGATCACGCGTTCGGTCGGTCGCTGGATGTTCGGCGGAGTGGCGCTGTTCGGCGCGTCGACGATCGTCTTCGCGCTGTCGAAGAGCTTCGCACTGTCGGTTGCGGCGCTCGCGATCCTCGGGTCGGGTGACATGATCAGCGTGTACATCCGCCACATGCTGATCCAGCTCGAGACTCCGGACGCGATCCGCGGTCGCGTCAGCGCCGTCAACGCGGTCTTCATCGGGGCATCCAACGAGCTCGGCGAATTCGAATCGGGAGTGACGGCGGCGTGGCTCGGGCTGGTGCGTTCGGTCGTCCTCGGAGGGCTCGCGACGATCGCGGTCACCGGATTGTGGATGCGGATCTTTCCGATGCTGCGAACGATGGACCGGTTTCCGGGCAGCTATCGCGGGGACGAACCGGATCTTTCCTAA